A genomic segment from bacterium encodes:
- a CDS encoding PIN domain-containing protein, with amino-acid sequence MKIVIDTSVLISLAKINYMEIIAKLKSNLILSNEVYEEAVVEGEKKDLPDATLIKKFIKENKIAQVQVKNSSIKGLSLKIEKNLSKGDASILALALQENAVEILTDDEGLAKLALFLDFKVSASSDLIFQSLSEGIIKYNEFDKHIKNLVLENRLSPVVAEFYIMEGKKYDKN; translated from the coding sequence ATGAAAATTGTTATCGATACCTCTGTTCTTATATCTCTAGCAAAAATAAATTATATGGAAATTATTGCAAAATTAAAAAGCAATTTAATTTTATCGAATGAGGTATATGAAGAAGCAGTGGTTGAAGGTGAAAAAAAGGATTTACCGGATGCAACTTTAATTAAAAAATTTATAAAAGAAAATAAAATAGCTCAAGTGCAAGTTAAGAATAGTTCAATCAAAGGTTTATCTTTAAAAATAGAAAAGAATTTATCAAAAGGAGATGCGTCTATTCTTGCGTTGGCGTTGCAGGAAAATGCAGTTGAAATATTGACAGATGATGAAGGGCTTGCTAAATTGGCATTATTTTTGGATTTTAAAGTAAGCGCTTCATCTGATTTAATATTTCAATCGCTTAGTGAAGGGATTATTAAATATAATGAATTTGATAAACATATCAAAAATCTTGTTTTAGAAAATAGGTTAAGCCCTGTTGTTGCGGAATTTTACATAATGGAGGGTAAAAAATATGATAAAAACTAG